Proteins encoded together in one Benincasa hispida cultivar B227 chromosome 1, ASM972705v1, whole genome shotgun sequence window:
- the LOC120081499 gene encoding uncharacterized protein LOC120081499: MGQALWTFGGKEWRDKQLRKITDRIFDKFQKQTHSDKLPAEDLYIATLLVYNEINKLIPGPHRDPPTTERVKERVKELIQKSDMNGDQYIDRGEFLHFILSLTSETFKSVSQRLSILTLVVAPTVAVVTKKSTEAIPGVGKLVQKLPVSAYAFLVTLAALIFQKSQQQLLE, from the exons ATGGGACAAGCATTATGGACATTCGGAG GCAAAGAATGGAGGGATAAGCAATTGAGGAAGATAACAGATAGAATATTCGATAAGTTTCAAAAGCAAACACATAGCGATAAGCTGCCGGCTGAAGATCTGTACATTGCTACGTTACTTGTATACAA TGAAATTAATAAGCTGATCCCCGGACCGCATCGTGATCCTCCCACGACGGAACGTGTCAAAGAACGTGTCAAAGAACTCATACAG AAGAGCGATATGAACGGTGACCAATATATTGACCGTGGTGAATTTTTGCATTTCATACTGAGTTTGACATCTGAGACGTTCAAATCAGTGAGCCAGAGATTATCGATCCTCACTCTGGTGGTAGCACCAACCGTCGCAGTGGTCACAAAGAAAAGTACTGAAGCCATTCCAGGCGTTGGAAAACTCGTGCAAAAGCTTCCCGTTTCAGCTTATGCTTTTCTCGTCACCCTTGCTGCTCTCATCTTTCAAAAATCTCAGCAGCAGCTTCTTGAATGA
- the LOC120081507 gene encoding uncharacterized protein LOC120081507 yields MKFLENNRSRVALTTNRWTASSQKKGYMAITAHFIDDSWVLQSRLLSIGGRHVGPHRFQIHENLLEALMCTQDWLWMEDKYTPIDAKVLENVLEDRDPDDESTLAKLDEIR; encoded by the exons atgaaatttttggaaaacaatAGAAGTAGGGTTGCTCTTACTACAAACAGGTGGACTGCTTCTAGTCAGAAGAAGGGATACATGGCAATCACTGcacattttattgatgattcttGGGTCCTGCAAAGCAGACTTTTAAG TATTGGTGGGAGACACGTAGGTCCACATCGTTTTcaaattcatgaaaatttaTTGGAAGCTTTGATGTGTACTCAAGATTGGTTATGGATGGAAG ATAAGTATACTCCTATAGATGCTAAAGTTTTGGAAAATGTTCTTGAGGATCGAGATCCAGATGAT GAATCAACCCTTGCAAAGTTGGATGAAATTCGTTGA